A segment of the Hippopotamus amphibius kiboko isolate mHipAmp2 chromosome 8, mHipAmp2.hap2, whole genome shotgun sequence genome:
TTAAACATTTTACCAAGTGGTAAAAAGCCATCGCAGTTGTTGGACCAAGGGAGTCCTATGGTAGAAATGGAAGTGTAAAGAAACATTGGCAAGTTTGTGCATACTGCATTTTGTGCTGGAATCACCAGATCTTTTAGCATGCTGGTGGAGCATTTCAGGATAAGGAAGAGATATGCATATATAGATTTCATCATATATTTTCTCTTCAAGATTGTATATGACTATGTGATTTCTTGAAGACTATTTGATTAATAGATCTTCTGTTGAGACTAACATCAGACAATTGCAGTAGATTCCTCCAGCACCGTAAACCTTTATGAGAATCATTCGACTGGGGAAGAACACATAGGAGTTAGGGTCTCTATAGTTTTTGGCAACAGGTCCCAGCACAGAATCAGCACAGACTCAGCTTCATCTCCTCCCTTTTCTGCATTGATAAAGATGAGGCTCAGTGATGGTTCATGTTCAACTGATGTTTGTTAATGAGGTAATCCAAGTTCTCAGAGAGCTTTCTGGATCACCAtctacaaattaatatttttcctaGTAGTTTTCATTGAGGTATATTTTATGTAGTTCTGATTTAAAGGAAATGTGTAATCTGTACGTCTCTGAAGTAATGAGAATATTAAGTTAACAACATTCCTCAAATCCAATGCACTCTTGATCAGGTTAATTGTGCATAAAACGGCACATGGTTTTATTAAAGATGATACTACAGAATGTGTGGACACCCTCTCCCAAACCTCATCACGCTCTCCTAGGGCCTCCCTTGTAGGCACTACAGGGAGGAACAGGAAGGGGGCAGCTAGCAAGTGAGAAGGCCTGCGTTCCCCTGCTGCCTCAGAGGTACTAAAAGCGACTTCCCTTTCAATTGTTAACTTCAGTTTTTCCATCAGTAAACTAGGGTGAAGTTAGGCATGACACTTGTCATATTTTTCACTTTAAGCTCACAGTTTGAACACTTTGTGGGCTCCCCTTACCTGTTTGTCTTATTGTGATAAAAGCGTCATCTTCTACTAGATCAGGGCTTCTAAAACTTTGTGGTGAAGGGCCATTTTCTGTCTTGTGTTTTACTTTCAATCTTTTGTAAACTGACACTTttcaaaatacagtaaaaatgaatttttagaaaaaCGAAAGTAAAGACATGAAAAATATAAGCAcacttttttattattagattcaaTAGATATCAAACAGTCAAATTGGTAAAAGTTTCTAAatagtttcttagttttgatattTGTAATAAGCTGGTGGCAAATGGTTCTGACTGGCattggtccatggaccacactttgagtggtATTGCACTACATGACAACTTCTAGGGTTTTAGCAGCAAAATTGTGGACAGTTGTGGGTCTGGGATACTGAGCATAGGAAAATGAAGCCAGAGTGAGAGACAAAAATAAGTTAAGTTTAAATAGAAAACCAAATACTTTGTAAGAAAACCAAGTACTCTGTAAGAGGCAATGATCCTAAAATGCATCTCTGCTCATTTGAAAATGTGTCATCTGTGGTTTCCTTTTATCTTatcattttggaatttttttttttcactaaagaTCAATCTTTCCTGAAGTGAGGTCCGTGCAGTCAGTGCCTAAAAACCATCTGGagtgcttgttaaaaaaaaaaaaaaagaaggagatcCTCAGACCTatagaatcagaatttctggagaTGGAccccaggaatttgcattttaaaaataagtctctCTCCTTCTGCCCCCAAGTAATTCTTATGTATAGAGAATTCTTATGTATAGTGAGAATTTTTAGTTGTATGTGTGTGCTTTAAACAAATgatgaaatgaaacaatgaactatactgtaatttttttcctagttatatcagaggaagaaaatgaactgGGGCTCTTATTAAAGTTCCAAGCAGAAAGGGATACAACGCAGGCTGGCAAAATGATGGATGCCACTGGCAAGGCACTCTGTTCTTCAGCCAAGCAAAGGTTTATCATGGTTTTGCATCATCCTTAAATTTGTACTCAGTATGATAGTTTTGATGTATGTAGCTAAATTTTCATACTTGTAAAAGTTTCTCTTTAATGCAGTAGAGGGTTAAAAGAAAAGTATATTGCAGTATATAGTTGTTTTGATGcctaacttttatttattttgaatttaaaataattatttaaaaattgacattCTCAGGTTGTTTAATTCCTAGAAATAGCCTTTAGGCCTGTATTTAAATTTCTTAAGTCGTTTAATGTAACAGgcacagaatggctaaaatttaaatatgtatatatatatatttttttcccactttttggaTACTGTACTATTTGTGAGTACATTGgaacttttcctctttttaagcagaggaaattttttcttcttaattatatattttgtgtttattattttacaaCTTTTTAGCATAAAGATATCTGTTGCAAAGAATCTCCTACTGTTACTAAATACAGcccaaatctttctttttctagagaaaaataaaaataggctttATCAGACCTGTAATGATGATGTATAACTTAAGTGGCTTTATTGTGAAACACCACGTTAGTGCAGAAGCCCATCTTTAAGGAGGTGACATAAGATAGCCAATAAAAGTCCCTCCATTGCCACTAAGTCAGAAGCAGACTGGAGGAACTGGATTTGACTTGTGTTTCTTAaatccttttttctcttgttctcatCCTCAGCTGCTAAGAATTTTATCCTCATTAGTTCATCTAGCATTTTATCTGCTTTTCTATACCCAGGCTTTCCCTACATTTGTCAAAAGAAAGGCTTTCTGCTTATAGGATTGATTTTTATGAATAttggatcttttttttctcatgggaTTCTTTTCTAAATGGCACATTTACTTGGCAGGCTATTTATACATGGATAAACAtctaaaatattgcaaaaatgatatattaatatttcctaaaataagaaaagggagagaTATAAACACATCTTTATTAACAGTTCAGAGTTAGCTGTATGATCCTTATTTGCTTTCTAGTTTTCTTAGGCATCTTAATAGTTTCCTATTTATGGACTCATCTTGATAGCAAGTTACACTTTATGGTTGTCGTTTTTTTTGCGTATGGGTTGTACATCCCTCTGATTTTTACCTCTCTGCCAATAGATTGGCCCTGTATACTCCCCTGTCTCGTCTTAAGCAAGAAGTAGCAACGTTCAGTCAAAGGGCAGTGTCTGACACCTTGATGACAATAAATCGGATGGAGCAGGCACGCACAGAATACAGAGGAGCTCTGCTGTGGATGAAAGACATATCCCAGGAACTGGACCCAGACACcttaaaacaaatggaaaagttcagaaaagtatgaaaatacacccttttgttgttgttttcttgagCCTCTACAGAATAATTTAATCAAGTGCATAAAACGTCTGActatttttggaaaatgtgttATAAATTCTTGGTTGCTTGAAAATCTTCAGTTGAAGTACAAAAGTttgtcacacttttttttttattcttttagtggcATAATAGATCTAactacctttttttgtttttattttttaaatttatttatttattggctgcattgggtcttcattgctgcacatgggctttctctagttgcagagagcggggctactgttcgttgtggcgctcgggcttctcagtgcggtagtttctcttgttgcagagcccgggctctaggtgcgtgggcttcagtagttgtggcacatgggctcaatagttgtggctcgtgggctctatagcgcaggctcagtagttgtggtgcatgggcttagttgctcctcggcatgtgggatcttcccggaccagggcttgaacctgtgtctcctgtgcatgcggattcttaaccactgtaccaccagggaagccccctaacTACCTTTTAAATGTTGCTTACCTGAACTTTTAAGAGTTGTTTGTAGGAGGAAAACAGTTCATTAGTCAGGAAAAAAACTTAGctaaaaatttatgtaaaatgatTATTAATTATAAGTGAAGTTTATCAAGTTTTTCATTCTGCCACAAAACATAGTTTaaccacaaactttttttt
Coding sequences within it:
- the ICA1L gene encoding islet cell autoantigen 1-like protein isoform X3, whose translation is MDFFGQPRPEANQSVVSRMQKKYWKTKQVFIKATGKKEDEHVVASDAELDAKLEVFHSIQETCTELLKIVEKYQLRLNVISEEENELGLLLKFQAERDTTQAGKMMDATGKALCSSAKQRLALYTPLSRLKQEVATFSQRAVSDTLMTINRMEQARTEYRGALLWMKDISQELDPDTLKQMEKFRKV